Proteins encoded within one genomic window of Misgurnus anguillicaudatus chromosome 18, ASM2758022v2, whole genome shotgun sequence:
- the LOC141350330 gene encoding polymeric immunoglobulin receptor-like, protein MRDCLCISLFMLHISAGCNLSNDQKTIVVTGYTGGSVLLPCSCDDPKSTVNTFTWGTATVNQMMNVFEHEKYRGRLKLFNETSPANLSLLISDLRKEDKGIYGCYSGPRSFTDVFLTVKGCDLNRRTHTVEVTGYLGESVVLPCSCTEPLAKPDQIKWKFIEINEEIYPSEHSERYKNRRKLINQTTPGNLSLHLLSLTKEDQGDYQCYVSSNNYIYIRLHVEEKPQVHTIYSSTHQPSQQTHELKTTQQPEDTITHQPHQYVVILIAVFVSVLLLAILALLVIFIMRSGKRSEKLDSDWPVATLRGDIRVTSDAAELI, encoded by the exons GCTGTAATCTTTCAAATGATCAAAAGACAATAGTAGTAACAGGATACACAGGTGGTTCAGTCCTGTTGCCCTGCTCCTGTGATGACCCAAAGTCTACAGTTAACACATTTACATGGGGGACTGCCACTGTAAACCAAATGATGAATGTATTTGAACATGAAAAATACAGAGGCAGACTTAAACTGTTTAACGAAACATCTCCAGCAAATCTGTCTCTTCTTATTTCTGACCTCAGAAAGGAAGATAAAGGGATCTATGGATGTTATAGTGGACCACGTAGTTTTACAGATGTTTTCTTAACAGTTAAAG GATGTGATTTGAATCGGCGGACACACACAGTTGAGGTGACTGGATATTTAGGAGAGTCTGTAGTTCTGCCCTGCTCCTGTACTGAACCACTGGCTAAACCTGACCAGATTAAATGGAAGTTCATAGAAATAAATGAAGAAATTTACCCATCTGAACACAGTGAGAGGTACAAGAACAGACGTAAACTGATAAATCAAACCACACCAGGAAATCTCTCTCTACATCTCTTATCACTGACCAAAGAAGACCAAGGAGACTATCAGTGTTATGTGTCATCTAACAACTATATCTACATCAGACTTCATGTTGAAg AGAAACCACAGGTCCATACAATCTATTCATCAACACATCAACcttcacaacaaacacatgagCTTAAAACAACTCAACAACCAGAAGACACAATAACACATCAACCACATCAGT ATGTTGTTATATTAATAGCAGTATTTGTCTCTGTACTGTTATTGGCGATATTGGCGTTATTGGTGATATTTATTATGCGCTCTGGAAAGCGCTCTGAAaagcttgattctgattggccagtggcGACATTACGAG GAGATATTCGGGTGACCAGTGATGCAGCAGAACTAATATGA
- the LOC141350287 gene encoding polymeric immunoglobulin receptor-like, which produces MRDCLYISLLMLHISAGCNLSNEGQRIDVTGYTGGSVLLPCSCDDPKSTVNTFTWEIQNHGYEWMNVFEDEKYRGRFKLFNETSPANLSLLISDLREEDEGLYRCMTKPHSVTYVSLTVTGCDLNRRTHTVEVTGYLGESVVLPCSCTESLAKPDQIKWTFVKNDEEIYPSEHIERYKNRRKLLNQTNPGNLSLYLSSLTKEDQGVYQCYVSSRFIFIRLHVKVLYIH; this is translated from the exons ATGAGGGACTGTCTATATATTTCTCTCCTTATGCTTCACATCAGTGCAG GTTGTAATCTTTCAAATGAAGGGCAGAGAATAGATGTAACAGGATACACAGGTGGTTCAGTCCTGTTGCCCTGCTCCTGTGATGACCCAAAGTCTACAGTTAACACATTTACATGGGAAATACAGAACCATGGATATGAATGGATGAATGTATTTGAAGATGAAAAATACAGAGGCAGATTTAAACTGTTTAATGAAACATCTCCAGCAAATCTGTCTCTTCTTATTTCTGACCTCAGAGAGGAAGATGAAGGTCTCTATAGATGTATGACTAAACCACACAGTGTCACATATGTTTCCTTAACAGTTACAG GATGTGATTTGAATCGGCGGACACACACAGTTGAGGTGACTGGATATTTAGGAGAGTCTGTAGTTCTGCCCTGCTCCTGTACTGAATCATTGGCTAAACCTGACCAAATTAAATGGACGTTCGTAAAAAATGATGAAGAAATTTACCCATCTGAACACATTGAGAGGTACAAGAACAGACGCAAACTGTTAAATCAAACCAATCCAGGAAATCTCTCTCTATATCTCTCATCACTGACCAAAGAAGACCAAGGAGTCTATCAGTGTTATGTGTCTAGCAGGTTTATCTTCATCAGACTTCATGTTAAAG TGTTGTATATTCACTAA